ATCAATGAGATAAATCAACACTTCCGGGAGTCTAAAGCCAGCCGGGCGATCAGTATGGAGAGTACACAGATTACGGACATGATGGATGAAGTGAGCGAAGATGCTACAGATGTCAATATCAGCCGTATGATGGAAGCCATCCAACAACTCGCCCCTGATGAAGTTCAACTGATTGAACTGCGGTTTTTTGAGCGAATGTCATTTAAGGAGGTCGCAGATGTGTACAATATAACCGAAAACAACGCTAAGGTGAAAATGTACCGCCTCCTGACTAAGATGAAAAAACTTATGGGTAAGAAAATTGAAGCGTGAGAATCCTGTTAGTATGTCTGATTACAAAATAAATATCGATAAACCGCTACCTGATCCCAAAATCATAGATCGTCATAAAGATTTCGATGGACTTTACGATCAGTATCAGGTAACAAGAAGATTTGATTTCTGGCGGAATATTTACCGCAAACCTATCTATTTCGCCTCCGTCGCGGCTTCTGCTGCAATCATCTTTCTGGTTTTTGAAGCGGTAAATGAAGAACTCCCCTCCGAAAAGTCTGTTTCGGTATTGCCGCCACTTGCCGCCAATGATCCGGCACTTTTGATTCTGAAGGTAAATGCTTCAGCGCCTTTTTCTTTCGAATCAGCCTCCTGCTCCCAGGTGCAAATTCCTGCAGATGCTTTTACTGACATAAACGGTAATCTGGTTTCTGGTGAAGTGGAAATTTACTACCGTGAACAATTGGCAGCAACTTCTCTCACAGAAGAAACTGCTACCGGTGACCATCCACTTGGAATGGTTGAAATTTCTGGTTTCCAAAACGGAAAACCACTGAAACTAAGTGAAAATAAAGCGATTGAAGTGGCCTTCTTCAGCCTGGATACTTCCGATGACTATCAGGTATATACTTTGAATGAAAAACAGGACGAATGGATCCTTTCCGGCAACGATCAGGTACTCCTGGCCGAAGCGACAAACCGTATTTTGCCTAAGCCCGAGCGCCCGGCCAGTACCTATATCCTCGAACAGCCGGAAGACCGGCTGATTCCTAAAAGTGTAGAAACCATTGTACCCAAGCCGGGAAAACCTTTTGGAATCAAAATCAAAAACCCTGAAGATTTTGCCGAATTTCGCAACTATGAGAAAATCTACTGGGAATATCTGCAAAGACCCGGCTCCGCCAATCCGTGGGAAGAAGGGTTGCTCGGAGAAAATTCCCCATGGAATGATGTACGGGTGAGAAAAATTTCAGCAAGGGAGTACGAGCTTCGCTTTGCCAGATTGAATGCTTCCGGTGGCATCAGCACGCAGACTGTATTTGCTACGCCTATGTTTGAGGCAAAAAGTAAAGAGGCCGCTGACGAGCTATACAGAGAAAGATATCTTGCCTGGGAAAATGCAAAAAAAGCGAGGGAACAACAAGCAGAAGAACGCCGGCAGGATCAGGAAAAAATGGCCGCAGCCGAACGTGATTACCGCGCCTATCAGCAAAAGCTAAAAGAATGGGAATCTGCTATGGCCGATACGGCAAACACAGTGAGCCCCAAAGGTGCTTACCATAAGTTTTCTGTTTCCCAAACCGGCGCGTTTAAACTTGCCAAAGACAAACCCTGACACGAAAGTAGTAAAGCTGGAAATTTGCATGAAAGAATCGTATAGCGTATCTTTCGCGGCTAAAATCTCCAATCCTTATGAATTTCCCCAGGCTTCCTTTCCTGTTAGTTTTTGTGACAATCGTTGTTGCGCTGTTTTCCTGTAACAATAAAACACAAAAAAACCTCCGCGGTGCGGATATCTCCAATATCGATACAACGGTACGACCGACCGATGACTTCTTTTCGTATGTCAACGGTCTGTGGCTGAAATCTGTCGAAATTCCCCCTACTGAAAGTTCCTGGGGAAGTTTTGCTGAGCTTCGCAACGATAATGTCAAGCTACTCCGTGGACTGATGGAGGAAGCCGCAGCTTCAAATTCAGAAAAAGGAAGCATCCGGCAGAAAGTAGGTGATTTTTACAAGACAGGGATGGATTCTGCTGCGATTGATGCAGCCGGAGTAACGCCAATTCAGGATATACTGGATATGGTTCAGGGAATTTCAGACAAAAGCGAGGTTGCGAAAATTGCGGCAACTATTTCCCTTCGCGGCGCGGACGGGTTTTTCCGGGCTTTTGTGAGAAACGACCTGAAAAAGAGCAATATCTACGCATTTTATCTTTACCAGGGCGGACTAGGCATGCCCAACCGCGATTATTACCTGACTGAAGGAGGGCGTTTTGATAAATATCGGGAAGAGTATCTCGTCTATATCCGCACTCTATTTACAGAAGCAGGCAGCAACCCCGATGTTGCAGAAGCCATTTACGATCTTGAAAAACAAATGGCTACTTTTTCCCGGAAGAGTGTGGATCTTCGGGATGCAGAAAAAAATTATAACAAAATGCCTTATGCACAGGCGGAAGGTTTATTGTCCAACTTCGGCCTAAGTTCTTATCTCTCAGTGCTGGAGATTCCTCAACAAGACTCCATTATTGTCGGTCAGCCTGAATTTCTGGAAGGGCTGAATAAACTATTTGCAGAAATTCCTCTGGATACATGGAAGGCATATATGACATTTACCATTCTTCGGTCAAGTGCTTCGTACCTGGGCAAGCCATTTGCTGATGCAGATTTTCGTTTTTATTCTTCCACACTCAGGGGCGTAAAAGAGCAGGATCCCCGCTGGAAAGTTGTAGGCGAACAAACCAGCCGCATGATCGGAATGATTGTAGGACAGCTGTATGTAGAAAAATATTTTAGCCCTGAAGCCAAAGCCAAAGTCAATCAGATGGTCGATGACCTGCGCGATGCTTTTGCTCAAAGGATCGAAAGACTGGACTGGATGAGCGCTGAAACTAAAACGGAAGCCCTCAAAAAACTGAAAGCGATCCGTCAGAAACTGGGCTACCCCGACAAATGGGAGGACTACTCCGGGCTGGAAATAGGTGCAGACTCTTATATTCAAAACGTACAGCGTGCGCGCGCTTTTGAAATTCGCCGCAGACTGGATCGCATCGGAAAAGAAGTTGACAGAGATGAGTGGTTTATGTCTCCGCAAATTGTCAACGCCAGCTATAACCCTACCAACAACGAAATTACTTTTCCCGCCGGAATCCTTCAGCCGCCTTTCTTTGATCCCAATGCAGTAGATGCGGTCAACTACGGCGGTATTGGTGCTGTTATCGGGCATGAAATTACCCACGGATTTGACGACAATGGCAGCAAATACAACGACAAAGGAAACCTCACCAACTGGTGGACAAAAACAGACAGTCTGAAATTTTCAGAATAGACACAAAAAATTCGCAAACAGTACGATGAATACACGGTGCTCGATACCGTTCACGTCAATGGCCAGCTTACGCTGGGCGAAAATATTGCGGATCATGGGGGAATAGCCATTGCATTTGAAGCCATGCAAATCGCCTTTAAGCGAGATGGCAGACCAGAACTGGTGGACGGATTCACGCCTGAGCAGCAGTTTTTCCTGAATTTTGCCAATCTCTGGAAGGGTAAATATCGGGAAGATGCCCAGTTGCAACGTATCAAAACAGACCCGCATTCTCCCGGGCAGTACCGCGCTATCGGTACGCTTTCCAATTTCCGCCCATTCTATGAAGCATTTGGCGTCAAAGAAGGCGACGGGATGTTTCGCAGTGAAATTGTAGAAATCTGGTAGGGAAATCTTTGGTCAGCTGCTCCATAGTTTTTGCAGGAAGTTACGCACATTTCCCGAGGCAAAATTATCGGTAAATGGTACACTTTCCGTTATTTCTGAGAGCTGGTTCAGGATTGCCTGATAAGTCCCGGCATTCGCCATAGATTCGAAAAACAGCGGGTGCCGGGACAAATCCGGAATGTCATGGATATAAAAATAGTCTGCTCCCAGACAAAGTTGTCCTGCTGCTCCTGAGTCAAGGCCATAGGTAATATGTTCGAATAGTTTTTTGGGGTTTTGGATATCCACATATTCCCGGAAAAAATTTATACCTATCAGCCCGCCGCCATTGATAACTTCCTGAGCCAGTTCATCGGGAAGATTCCTCACATGCGGGCAAATGGCTCTGAAGTTGGAATGGCTGGCAATAACAGGAATCTGGAGTTGTTTTTGGCTGATGTAATTAATCACATCGAAGGCCAGAGCATCAGAAGTATGGGCGAGATCAAGGCAGATTTTCCTTCCGGAAATATATTCAAGCAAGGCTTCGCCATCGGATTTCAGGCCGACATTCTCACTAAAATTTCCTCCGCCAAATCGATTTTCGGTGTGATGAGTAAGCCCGATATAAAGGATTTGACCGGTAGTCTGAATGATTTCCTCCAGTCTTTCAAAAGCGAGTTGCAGCGGTTCTGATTCTTCGCATAGTCCTGAAGCATTTTCTATCGCAGCAAGGATTCCGGTTTTATCCTGAAAAGGGAGTTTTGAAAGCGCCTGCATCCCGGTTACGGCACAAAAATCATTTCCTTCGGTCAGTTGACGAAACATCAGGGCTTGTTTTTTTGCCTGAGAAACACTTCCCTGCTCAGTTTTGGTGAAAATCGCCGTTACCTGAAGTTGTACATTCCCCTTTTTCAGCCAGGGCAGGGTAGCGCCAATATCGTCAGTGGAATATAAAGATGCCCCAGGTACAAGGGCAAGGTAAGCGAGCAGATCACAATGCAGATCTGCGACAGGGAAAAGAGGGGCGGAAATGTTACTCATAAAAAATTATTCCACCGGAGGGAATATCTTGAGGATTTTTGCAGCATCCTCGCTCCGGTTTACTGATAGTTTTTCCTGAGCAATTTCGGTAAATAATTCTTTTGCTTTACGAAGTTGATTCATTTTGAGGTAAGAAAGCGCCATATACCAGTGTGCATCTTCGGTCATGGTGCTGCCCGGACTTATGTGTTCGAAGGCGGCAATTGCTTCGGGGAAGCGGGATTGTTCCATTCTGGTAATACCCAGAAAAAGCCAGGCATCGGAGCGGTATTGCCCGGTAGAGTCATTGATAATGGACTCAAAGAGGAAGGCCGCCTTGTCAAATTCCCGGTTGCCATAGGCGAGCGCAGCACTTTTCCAGATAATATCTACAGATTGATTGTCACCTCTGTAAGTTTTGATTTTCTGAGGGGAAAAATAGATTTGATAAATATTATCAGGAGAGAGATGAGTATTATTTCTGGTAAAGACGAAAACCAGAACCAGTATCAGTACAGCGGCTGCGGTTGTCCAATAGAAAAAAGCAGAGTTGTAAGAGGGCGGGAATTTGAATCTTTTTTCTTTGATAACGGGAGCATCGGAACGTTGAGCCGTGCTTAATTTTTTTCCCAGAACCGTCAGCTTCTCATTGAGTTGCTGGTCGCCGTACTGTTGTATGGTTTTATACATTCGCACATAAGATCTTACCGTTTCGGAAAAATTTTCATCTTCCTGAAATTTTTGTTCCAGTTGCGACTTCTCTTCATCAGATAATTGGTTTCGGTAATATTTAATTACCTGATTGTACAGTTCCGGATTCATGGTTGATCGCTGTTGTTGTTTCTTGGAAAACCTTTTTCAAGCATCTTTCGCAATGTTTGTAAGCAGGTGTATTTTTTGCTATTAACACTTTTGGCATTACTATAGCCGATCTCCTGAGCAATTTCTTCTGAACTATAACCGTAATATTCCGAATCAATAATGATTTTCCGGCAGGGGTCTCCTAATTTGTCAAGCAGCCCCATCATCTGTTGAAAATCTTCTTTAATATATAGTTCGTGGAGGAAATTAGTTTCACTGGTATTGGGTTCGGGAAGCTTTTCGTATGGGTCTGTCTTATTGGACGAATTCTTGCGAATAATATCAATACATTTATTGAAAAATATACGATACAGGAATGTCCATAGAGAGCTTTTCCTGTGGAATAGCCCAGCAATAATTTGCCCTCTGACAGATAGTATCGCAGAATTATAAGCCTGAGTGAGTTCATCTTGCGTCAACTGATGAAATTTTTTCTTCCCTTCGAATATAAGTGAGAAGTATTTGTCATACAGTCTTTCGATGGCTATTTCCTGCGCTTTCCCTCCGGCATTAATACGATCAATGATTTCCTCATCCTCCTCCTCATTGTGCTTTTTCATAAACCAAAAGAGTGATTCTTATTTCGGAATATTCTGAACATAAATTTAAGGTTTTTTGATAAGAATATCCCATTTAGTTGAATACTTTCAACAGTATATAATATTTTGTCATTGGGAAATCCATTCAGGCCGGAGGAATATTGGCGGCTGTTCCTGCCCGGAAACAGCTTTGTTTGATTATTCTGGCATAATTCCTGCAATATGATCTTTGATTCCTTGTGGTTCCCTGTTACATGAAAAGAATAACTCTGATCCTCCTGTCTTGCTTTTTTTCTCCACATCTTATTTTTTCCCAGGTCGTCGAGACTTACTATCCCAATGGCGCCATCCAGTCCAGAATTCCGCTGAACGATGAAGGGCTATATGATGGAATTGGCCGCATCTACGACAACTATGGCGCCCTGATTGAGGAAATACCTTACTTTCGGGGTGTTGTGCAGGGGGTAAAAAAAGAATATTACCCTGAAGGCGTACTCAAGTCTCGTTGTGATTATGTGAATGGTGAGAAAAGTGGTTCATTCTCAGGGTTTTATGCTACCGGCCAGTTGCAAGTTTCACAGGAATGGCGGGATGGAAAAAAACACGGGGCAATGTTTGCCTGGTATCCTGACGGGATGATGCGGATGTATGGATTGCTGGAAAATGATTCTATTCTTTTTGCCCAGCGATTTGATACTGAGGGTATGCTGATGGGGGAGAGGGTAAGTTATATTCCTGCTCCGATTGATACGAGTCAGCTACCTGCTCCTGAGATTTTCTGTGAAAGCGGCGCCGCCTTAAGTCGCAGCCACCCCAGTGCCGTGCAGGTATTTATTCCTCAGGTTCCAAGTGAATTTATCAGTTTTGCCACAACTGATGGCGAAATTGCCCGAAGTGGGAACGAGAAATTCCCTTTACTGCTCACGCCCAATTCGCAGGCGGATGAATTTGTCCTGTACCTGCGGATCAAAACGCATTCTTCGGCCCGCCCGGTAATGTTGCGAAGTGTGCGGATCCCCGTTCGTTAGTTCAGACTACAGAGAATGTCTGTTTTTGAATTCTTCCAAACCTTTTGCAAAAAAGTCTCTGTATTCCTGCACGTTTAGTGGAGGATTAAAGCCGGTGGGGGCGACGAGGTTGGATTTATCGTGATCGATCAGCACGTAATAGGGCTGGGCATTCTGACGATAGACATCGCGTTCGTATTGAATCCATTGATCTCCAACAGTACGCAACTTCCTGCCGTCGGCCAGTTCGAGCGTTTCCGGCAGTTTTTCCCGGTCGTCAGTATAAAGCGAAATCAATACAAATTCCTCACGGATATATTTACTGATTTCTGCATCAACCCAGGCATTTTTTTCGAGGTATCGGCAGTTGGCGCACGTATGGCCGGTAAAGTCGAGGAATACCGGTTTGTTTACCTTTTTAGCATATTCGAGGCCTTGTTCCAGATCATAAAATGCACAAAATCCTTTAGGTGTACCTTCTGAAAGGTGTCCGGATATTTTGTCGGGGTAATTGCAGATCTCGTAGCTGGCGGCAGCAAAGGTGGATTCCGCCGAAAGGCCAGTCTGACTCATTTGCCCATCGAGGATCATCACCCCCATTTGTTTATTACTTTCAGGAATATAGCCGCCGAGCATATTCAGTGGCGCACCCCAAAGCCCGGGGACCAGATAAGTTACAAACCAGAAAGCGCTCATTGCCATCAGGAAACGAGGTACAGAGAGGTTGCCTATCGGACTGTCATGCGGAAGAGATATTTTTCCCAAAAGATACATGCCCAACATAGAGAAGATAACCACCCACGCCCCTATAAATATTTCCCTGTCTAAAATACCCCAGTGCATGACCAGATCTGCGCGGCTGAGGTAAATAAATGCCAGCGCGATTTCCAGCAATCCAAGCACAACTTTTACGCTATTGAGCCATCCGCCAGAGTTGGGGAGGGAATTCATATAGCCGGGGAAAATGGCAAAAAATACAAATGGCAGCGCCAAAGCTGAAGAGTAAGCAAGCATGGCGATGATCGGGCGGATAAATTCGCTGCCGGTAGCCGCATCTGCAAGCGCGGTAAAAACCAGGGGGCCTGTACAGGAGAAAGACACAATCGCCAGTGTCATGGCCATCAGAAATATACCGATAAACCCTCCTTTATCACTGCCTTTGCTGAGTGCTGTGCTCCATGAAGAAGGAAGGGTAATTTCAAACATTCCCAGAAAGGAGAGGCCGAATATGAAAATAAACGCAAACAGCGCGAGGTTGAACGCCGGACTGACCGAAAGCTGGCGCATAGCATCAGGCCCAAATATCGCCGAAACGAGCAATCCGAGGATCGTGTAGATCGCCACGATGGAAAGCCCGTAGAGAGAAGCATTGCGAATGCCTTTGGCTCGCGTGGTGCTTTGTTTTGTAAAAAAACTCACCGTAAGCGGAATCAACGGAAATACACAGGGCGTAAGTACAGAGCCAAATCCCAGCGCAAGTCCTTTCAAAATCAGCACCCACAAACTTTCTTTGGGCGCAGCAGGAGCAGTTTCTTCTGCCAGGGTTTGGGTTTCAGTTATAGCTGGAGTTTCTGCATTGTTTTCCTCCGTAACCGGTGTTGGCTCTACAGAAGCCGTTTCTGTTGAGGTTGGAATGACTGGTTGAATTTGTTCCTGTTGAGGTTTTTCCGTCTGGGGATTCTCCTTGTTTATGGGAGTGGTCTGCGTTTCTATAACTGCAGGCTTCGCTTTTTCAACGGTTTTGATGGAAAAAGAAACATCATAGGAACCGGGAATACAGCGAGAGTCATCGCAGACCTGATAGCGGAGAAAACCTACAATTTTGGGATTGGCTTCGGTGATTTTCAGTTTTTGAAAATAGGTAACTTCATCATGATACAGCGAAATATCTCCTTCGAAAATATCATCATAGGCAGTTTCGACATGCCCCTTATCGTCGAGTTTTCCTACGATTTCCACCCCTTTGGCAACTTCATCCAGATCAAACGTCGCTGCTACCATTGCCATCTTTTCGATCTGGTTTGCCGAATACATATGATAACCCGGATCAATAGATGCGGAAATGGAAAGTGTAATAATGTCTCCGACTGCCAGATTTTCCTTAGGTTTAAAGGAATTATCAAACGATACTGCATTCTCTATCTGGGCGAATAATGACATATTCAACAGAAGGAGGAAATTCAGAAGGATAAACGCTACAGGTTTACGCATAATGGATCATAAAGACTTAAGCTGTCAAATTTAACTTTTTTCCGGGGGAATGGAAAGTCGGGTTTCAGACAAATTTTTCATATTTGCCCACACACTATTCTTACTTTTAGTATAAACTTTTAGTAAAAAGATATGGCGTTTCCCAATTCAAAGCGAAAGGTAACCCTCAATGAGCGCCTCTTTGAGGTGGCTGAATCGATCATTCCGCCCTTTGCATTGCAGTATATTATCGAGGGAACCGGATTGCTGGAACCGGAACATGTCCGCAATTGCCTGATACAGCTGGTTGAAAAACTGCCCGTTTTTACCCTCGTGCTGAAAGGCAATCGTTGGGCACCCGAAGGGGGGAGCCCTGCATTCTTTGTCCATGAAAAACCGTTTTCACCCGACTGGAATGATCCCTTCTTCCAAAATCCTATACGAGCAGAAAATGGCTATTGTGCAGAATTACATCTTTTTCAGGGGCAGAGCTCTACGGTTGTTTTCCGCGTCCAGCACAAAGTCATGGATGCCAAAGGTATTCAGCTGGCGCTGTATAGTCTCTTTGCGCTTCTGCGCGGGGAGACCATTCACCCTGACACAAATTTCAGCTCGGATATGGAGGAGCGCGGACAATTGGTGGAAAAGGAAACGGTGGTGAGAGAAGGTTATGCTTCCAAATGGCCGGGTTTTCGACTTTCTCCCCAGGACCCTTATCGATACAAATTGGGCGTCATCACATTGGATTTCAGATTGGAAGGGACGTTGGCAAAATGTGGAAGCTGGTATGCCCAAACAATGGGTGAAGCCTGCCGGGTGATAGTTCCGGTAGATATGAGACGGCATAAGCTGGTCTCAAATACAGCCTCAAACCTGAGCCTGCCTGTTTATCTGTCGGTAAACCCCGGTGAAACCTGGCAGGAGATCCAGGCCCGGCTGCTTTCTGCATTGGCCGAAAATCAGGAACTGGCGAAAGAAAGATTGGAAAAATGGGTGCTGATGATTCCCCGTCAGCTTCTGGCGTTTGGGTTGAAACAGGTTGTCAAACGAACTGCGAAAACAGGTCGTTTCCCCATGAGTGGTATCCTTTCCGACAATGGGTGGATGGATCTCCGCGGTGTTTCTACTTCTTCTTTTCTGGCGAAAAGTGTAATTTCTCTTCCTGTTTATGTTTCTCTCTCACCCTTTTGCCTCGCAGTTATTCACCACAATGACCGTACAAATATTGCGTTTACTGTACCGGCAGAATGGGATGTTGAAAGTCTGAAAAATAGCCTTATGGAAAGCCTGCTGACCGACCAACAGACCAAACCCGTGGAAGTTGTGGCTGTACCTGGCAATTCGGATGAAGTAAAACGGCTCAGCGCGCTTTGGGCTGAAGTACTGGAATGTCCGGTTACGTCCATCAGCCCGGATGCTACTTTTCACTATCTGGGAGGAGACTCATTGAAACTGTTATTTATGTTGTCAGAAGTTTCTTCTGAGTATTCGATGAATTCAGACAGTGCATTTTTTAATGCAGTTTTGAATACGGGGGGACATATCACGATCCAGTCTCTGATAGGCATTATGGATCAGTTTCGGGCCCAAAATATAAATGGATAAATGAAGCTTTCCTTTTTACACGGGGCGGATTTACCGACTTTATTTCGCCTTTTCGGGCAGCAAAGATTTCGGATAGATATCCGGACGCTTCCGGTCATTCTGCTGCATTTCGTTCTGGCTGTATTTAATACTTTGGTAAGCCTGCCGGAGCGTTTTCTCCGCTATGAAAATGATCCGGTAAAGCCTGTTTTTATCCTGGGGCACTGGCGCAGCGGAACCACACATCTCCACAATCTGCTAGCCGCCGATCGCGCATACCATACGCCCAATACTTTTCAGATTGCTTTTCCTCATGCATTTATGTACTCCGAAAAATGGCTGGCTCCGATTCTTTCTCTGGCAGGCCCGGGTGTAAGGCCTATGGACAATATGGCAATGCTTATGTCCACGCCCAATGAAGAGGAAATCGGTATGGCCGCTCTGGGGGCACCTTCTTCGTATATGGCCATTCATTTTCCCCGCAATCATGAAAAATACCGGACTTATCTTTCTTTCAGGGATGCTTCTGAAAAAGATGTGAAGCTATGGAAAAAAATGTACCGGAATTACCTGCGGAAATTTGTCGCGAAGTATGGCAATGACCGCCCGCTGTTGCTGAAATCGCCCTCAAATACTGCCAGGGTACCCATGCTCCTGGAAATGTATCCCGACGCCAGATTTATTCATATTCAGCGTAATCCTTATGAAACGATCCGTTCTACCCTTCACCTGTATGATAAATGGTTTGAAATGGC
The DNA window shown above is from Bacteroidia bacterium and carries:
- a CDS encoding sigma-70 family RNA polymerase sigma factor; translated protein: MKKHNEEEDEEIIDRINAGGKAQEIAIERLYDKYFSLIFEGKKKFHQLTQDELTQAYNSAILSVRGQIIAGLFHRKSSLWTFLYRIFFNKCIDIIRKNSSNKTDPYEKLPEPNTSETNFLHELYIKEDFQQMMGLLDKLGDPCRKIIIDSEYYGYSSEEIAQEIGYSNAKSVNSKKYTCLQTLRKMLEKGFPRNNNSDQP
- a CDS encoding acyl carrier protein, yielding MAFPNSKRKVTLNERLFEVAESIIPPFALQYIIEGTGLLEPEHVRNCLIQLVEKLPVFTLVLKGNRWAPEGGSPAFFVHEKPFSPDWNDPFFQNPIRAENGYCAELHLFQGQSSTVVFRVQHKVMDAKGIQLALYSLFALLRGETIHPDTNFSSDMEERGQLVEKETVVREGYASKWPGFRLSPQDPYRYKLGVITLDFRLEGTLAKCGSWYAQTMGEACRVIVPVDMRRHKLVSNTASNLSLPVYLSVNPGETWQEIQARLLSALAENQELAKERLEKWVLMIPRQLLAFGLKQVVKRTAKTGRFPMSGILSDNGWMDLRGVSTSSFLAKSVISLPVYVSLSPFCLAVIHHNDRTNIAFTVPAEWDVESLKNSLMESLLTDQQTKPVEVVAVPGNSDEVKRLSALWAEVLECPVTSISPDATFHYLGGDSLKLLFMLSEVSSEYSMNSDSAFFNAVLNTGGHITIQSLIGIMDQFRAQNING
- a CDS encoding membrane dipeptidase; amino-acid sequence: MSNISAPLFPVADLHCDLLAYLALVPGASLYSTDDIGATLPWLKKGNVQLQVTAIFTKTEQGSVSQAKKQALMFRQLTEGNDFCAVTGMQALSKLPFQDKTGILAAIENASGLCEESEPLQLAFERLEEIIQTTGQILYIGLTHHTENRFGGGNFSENVGLKSDGEALLEYISGRKICLDLAHTSDALAFDVINYISQKQLQIPVIASHSNFRAICPHVRNLPDELAQEVINGGGLIGINFFREYVDIQNPKKLFEHITYGLDSGAAGQLCLGADYFYIHDIPDLSRHPLFFESMANAGTYQAILNQLSEITESVPFTDNFASGNVRNFLQKLWSS
- a CDS encoding cytochrome c biogenesis protein CcdA, which codes for MRKPVAFILLNFLLLLNMSLFAQIENAVSFDNSFKPKENLAVGDIITLSISASIDPGYHMYSANQIEKMAMVAATFDLDEVAKGVEIVGKLDDKGHVETAYDDIFEGDISLYHDEVTYFQKLKITEANPKIVGFLRYQVCDDSRCIPGSYDVSFSIKTVEKAKPAVIETQTTPINKENPQTEKPQQEQIQPVIPTSTETASVEPTPVTEENNAETPAITETQTLAEETAPAAPKESLWVLILKGLALGFGSVLTPCVFPLIPLTVSFFTKQSTTRAKGIRNASLYGLSIVAIYTILGLLVSAIFGPDAMRQLSVSPAFNLALFAFIFIFGLSFLGMFEITLPSSWSTALSKGSDKGGFIGIFLMAMTLAIVSFSCTGPLVFTALADAATGSEFIRPIIAMLAYSSALALPFVFFAIFPGYMNSLPNSGGWLNSVKVVLGLLEIALAFIYLSRADLVMHWGILDREIFIGAWVVIFSMLGMYLLGKISLPHDSPIGNLSVPRFLMAMSAFWFVTYLVPGLWGAPLNMLGGYIPESNKQMGVMILDGQMSQTGLSAESTFAAASYEICNYPDKISGHLSEGTPKGFCAFYDLEQGLEYAKKVNKPVFLDFTGHTCANCRYLEKNAWVDAEISKYIREEFVLISLYTDDREKLPETLELADGRKLRTVGDQWIQYERDVYRQNAQPYYVLIDHDKSNLVAPTGFNPPLNVQEYRDFFAKGLEEFKNRHSL
- a CDS encoding sigma-70 family RNA polymerase sigma factor, which produces MSRRTLSQAQIQEEYLLIEAAKKNPRRFALLYDRYYRQIFLFVYKRIDEEESTADVTSQVFLKAMQNLPKYQFKGVPFSAWLYRIAINEINQHFRESKASRAISMESTQITDMMDEVSEDATDVNISRMMEAIQQLAPDEVQLIELRFFERMSFKEVADVYNITENNAKVKMYRLLTKMKKLMGKKIEA
- a CDS encoding sulfotransferase, with the translated sequence MKLSFLHGADLPTLFRLFGQQRFRIDIRTLPVILLHFVLAVFNTLVSLPERFLRYENDPVKPVFILGHWRSGTTHLHNLLAADRAYHTPNTFQIAFPHAFMYSEKWLAPILSLAGPGVRPMDNMAMLMSTPNEEEIGMAALGAPSSYMAIHFPRNHEKYRTYLSFRDASEKDVKLWKKMYRNYLRKFVAKYGNDRPLLLKSPSNTARVPMLLEMYPDARFIHIQRNPYETIRSTLHLYDKWFEMANFQSLKALREGRDQYVLEVYEQMHRLWFEDRKLIPENHLFTIRFEDLKKSPVQIINAIYQFLGDTALDQKALDTYLDSIKSYSQNKFDPLSPEMILEINQRMAFVFEELGYPMVDSSEI